Part of the Cryptococcus neoformans var. neoformans JEC21 chromosome 11 sequence genome, GTCGTCGATAACCTCGTGCAACAAGTGAAGGGGGCGATTCGGGAGGATGGGTTCCTGTTCCTTGAGGACTACGGTGTATCACTCGAACAAGTGAGATTTAGTTTGGTGCGCTTACCACTGGTTCAAAGCTTACTGCCTGCACTGTAGCTTCACCGACAGTTTGCACTTGCTCAATATCTCTATGACAACAttgcagaagaagacaaggaagcactcctcttccaccctGACACTGGTCGTTGGGCTGGCTACAAACACCCCTACGGTTTCAAGGTGAGCATATATCATTTGTTTTATCTTGCCTATGTTATATTGAACAGAACTGAATAACTTTGATTTAGCGTCACAAGGGCACCAAGGACGGTATCGAACAATTTAACTGGTACACCGCTGAGTGGGACGACATCAACCGCGTGCCCAAGTGTCTCCACCCCTTCATGGACGAAATCAGGGCTTTCGCTGAGGTATGTCTAGTACCTTCGCGCCCTGTATTGCTCATCTTACTAATGTGCCGTGGTTAGTATCTCACCGGCTCGGTTAACCGTCGGCTTctcactctcttctcccgAGTCCTCGAGCTCGACGATGACTACCTCTGGAACAATGTCCAATCCCACGGCTCTCCCACCGGCGAAGGCTACTTCCGCCATGCTCTCTTCCGACCAGTCGAAAAATCCACTGACGAAGCTTCTAAGGGTCTTCGTATGCACGGCCATACTGACTTTGGTCTCACCACTTTGCTCTTCTCTGTACCCGTCTCTTGTCTCCAAATTTGGGGTAAAGATGAACAGTGGTATTATGTGCCTTACAACCCTGGGTCCTTGGTTATCAATATTGGTGAAACATTGGAAATTGTCTCTGGTGGACACTTCAAGGCTACCAGACACAGGGTCTATAGACCTCCTGCCGTAGGTCTTGCCTCTTATCGTGACATCTTTCCTTCGCTGAGTGGTGTTCTCTAGGACCAACTCCAGACCGAACGACTTTCTCTCGTCCTGTTCAACAGTAGTGTTGGTGATCTTCGAATGACTCCTGCCGCTGAGTCACCCCTAATCAAGCGGGAGGGTTGCATCGAAGAGCAGGGTGTGTACAAGGAGTTTAAGAGGGTGATGGACCTCGGTGTGCCTGTCagtgttcttcttcctgctaGTTTTGAGGTACGGCAGAAGCTGATATGATTATGACAGGTGCCCACCAACCGACAATGGCGAGAAATTCAGATTGCAGAGGCCACCGACCCCACGGACACGGAGCGTAACAGGGTTGGCGCTGATCAGGTCATCGTCAATGGCAAACTCATGCAGACCAGGGAGTACATGGGTGTTAAGGTCCTTTTGCCTGTGTAAAGATATGAATGATTGGGCAATGTATTTGTATCTTTAGTTTGTCACTATGAAAAGGTTGTGGAATAGGAATAATTCCTGTCTTTGTGTTCTATGCATGTTTGTCTCTTGAACTCTCTTCGTTGCGGTTTGCAGCACCATTAGTGCACTGAAGACCTAGGATACTCGACGACCGCTGATCATTGTCTTGCGACGACGTCGCAATACTTATTATTATTTGAAGGGTAGTTGGAGGGGGGTTGTACCAATCGAGTGTTTTAAACTCTATTGAAGAAGCTAGTACAAATACAACTGGGGACTGCATACTAGGACACGTAAAAAATTTTATTTAAACATTACAACACATTCTGCACATGCAGATCACCCAGACATCTCATTGCAGAACGTCCTACCCCCCACTTCTTGCGCATCCtaaacatcttcttcatccaattcaATagcccttcttcatcctctacTCCCACGACTTCCAACGGACTCGATCCTCCACTTTTTACGATCTGCCAAGCGATGATTGTCGCCTTGAAGAGGTAAAATGTAAGTAGCGGCGATTCCGACTGAAGTGAGGgagaggtgggagaggatgtGCGTTGGAGGTAGAGGAGGAACCAGGTGATGTGTTGTTCGACTGATTGGATGATCTGTGCAGTGAGTTCGATAGGGTTATTGGCCCCCAATGTCGTTCTAGACACGATAGATCAGCAAAGACAACATAGATCTTCTAGCAAAGAACGTACATTGCCGCTAGAGCTGCATCAATGGAATCTTCAACCAATCCCCCTGTATGGCTTTGAGACCATAACAATAACTCAATCATGCTCATCCTCCAAGTCGCTTCCGCGGCTGCACTCGCAGGCGTCTCCAACTTGGCATTTTGTACGGTCACTAGCGGCTCCAGCCTTACCATTGACGCGAGAAGTGCTTCAAAGCGCTCAAAACAGGAGCGGCCTGTCATGGTCGTCCATCCTGTCATTTCCCTGACAGAAGCCAGGACAAAGTGAGTCATGAGTGACGCCCCTGTGGAGTCAAGTGGGAGAGGTAGAGGGTCTTCCACCTGGTTGACAAAGGCAGCACGAACCATATCAAGGAATCGCATCCTTGTTGACGAGCTGTCATCGCGAGAACAAAGGGAAGATGCAATGAGGGAGCGGTGAGCCCATTCAGTAGGTGTACAAGCGTTCCAGAGGTCGTTGCCGCATGGAAGCTCATGTTTAATTTCGAGATGGGAAAGGCAGCGTGGTCGAGAGAGGAAATGGTACCAAGCGGAATCGAATCCGTAAAGGGAGTACAGAGTACGTTTATGGGATTCCGCACGGACGAACTGGCGCCAGAGAGAGTCAAGGTCTTGGGTGACGGACGGTTTGGTAGGATATGATTCCATCAGACCTGCTTTCCGAGAGAGCTAAACGGAGGTTAGGAGGAATGGAGCATTGTGCACAAGAGAGGCTTACCTCAACGCATTGCGAGTGTAATCGTAGCCCCTGCATAGTATGGCTCCCACACAGTGCCATTATCGCGTACATCTCTAAAAGCAGATGTGCTTGAATGGTCGTTAGCGTGTCCGTGGACTTTTCTTGTGTAATCTCCATCACTCCATCCAAAGCCCTCAGACCCGCCTTATAGCAATAAATTGCCCTCTGTTGGTCAACGTCTCCActgtcttctcctttcatATGTAGCCCAATACACATCATCCCAAATAATAGGCTTGGGTGACATGATCGGGCGTCAAATGTAGCTCGATGGATGAAAGGGAATATATGGGCAGCatgcgagaagaaggattcAAGTGATGCGAAGATGAATGCAGGATTTTGAatggcttcttcaacaGAAGGGGGAATGGCAGACAAAGGAGACTGAGATAAGCGTGCTTGAAGATCAACAGAAGTCATGCTGATACTCCCAATGGAAGAATGGGCATGGTAATTGGGAATCGAAGAGGCCGACGTCTGGGACTGCGAGGTAtgtcgagaaggagaattATCGACCTCCTGTGTGGAGTTCCATGTGGCATCTGATGAGAACTCATTGACGCCAAAGTCAAATGTGAGTGCTGCTTCAAGAGCAGAAGGTAGTGGCCGAGGAGATGTTATAGAAATGGGCTGAGCAGTGATGATGGGTGAGAAGTTCGTAACAGAAACGCTCTCTCGCCTTTCATGACTCTCGTTTACACCGCTTGAGACAGATGGTAGTTCCCTCGGACTACGACTCgtactcttctcctctccatgTTTACTTGCTAGATGTCGTCTTCTAAGGTCTGCTCGAGAAAATGTAGCAGTACACCGGCCGCAGGGAAAAGTTGGTCGTTCGCTTGTATCGTCGTGTAGTTTTGAATGGCGCTTCAGATTTTCCTTCAACGGCGTGTGAGTGACATAATAAAGAGAGGTTGATTGGTGGGCACAATGAGGACATACCATCCTGGTGAAGCGCCTCAAACATACTGCACACTTGAAGGGCTGAAGTTTCCCTTGGTCGGAAAGCATCGCGTCGGAAGGTTACTcagagagaaaagagggcAGTTGAGGATGGAATGAGCTGATGCGAATGGTAGCCGAGTGAGATTATGGTTAGCGGGGGTGCCGTCGTGTTGATTGGGATACATATCAGATCTTCAATTGCTGGTGCTGATTGGTGCAAGCGCTGGGAGGAGCTCACTCCAGTCCAAATGCGTCCATGGCGGGTCAGCTGATAAGACAGAGTCACCTGATAAGCAACCTAATTTTGGCCCGAAGAGCTGCGCCGATGAAATGGACCCGTGTGGTTGTCCCGCTGGAAGGTCCGTTAATTAACTCTTGGCTGTCCATGCGCATATGACCTGGGTGttgtcttcatcctcacaGAACACGAAAGCGTCCTCCTGGTGTGCGCAAGTCACAAAGATATCTCCGGAACGCAGATCCACCCAAAAAACGGAGTCGGATCCTCAGCGCGGCGGAGCATGGGATCGGCCCGGCCCGGCCCAgccgaaaaaaaagaacacACAAGATAagcaagatgatgatgctgcTACGTCGCGTATTAATAACGGAAATACTCGGAGATGTTTATCACTTATCAACGTGGCGTTTCGGCGGCGAGGGAGAAATCAGCCTTAATCCTGCCCCTCCCTTCTTACAGCGAATGGTTATAGCTCGAATCGGTTGCATGCAAAGCCAGATCATGACATAGACTATACCAGTTTCACACCTAGATGCCAGCACCAGAAGATATTATTGAAATCACATACTTGACAATAAATTTTTTGGCAGCCGCAGCGTCATAAGTTACCAATCCTCGAGGAGCTCGATAGGCGATTCTGCACGGCTGCTACGAATGGCCAGGACGCTGTAAAGACTAATAGGCTGTCCGTCAAAGCTAGGAATAAAGGTTCCGAAGGGCGTTTTGATGGTGTTGGGTGGAGCCAAAGAGCTGGTGAGTGCCTTTGGAACCGAGACTTCATCCGCGTCAGGATTAACTTGAGTGGTCTGCGAGGAGGGCTCTTCgttgtcttcttccataGGCTACTCCAAACCCTTAGCATCGCTCATGAAACCTTAAACGGATTGGACTCACGTCTGATGATTGATCCTTATAAAACTCGAAAAGCTCCCTTTCTACACCACCATTAGGTTTGAAGTATCCTAAAAATCGTTCGTTTATCTCAGGCAATTGAACCCATTTGTAGAATGCGCCCTTTTTTTTGCGCGAACCTGAATTCAGTCAGTTGCGTGCAGCAAATTAGTAAATTGGCCAAAGAGCTTACCAAAAGGAGCATCAATGAAGCCTGTGTCCCATCAGCCAGTTGTTATTCCGAAATACAGTATCGAGCTCACCTTCTGAGTAAAGCTGCTTGCAAATAATAGCCAAGGCATTTACCGAGCATCCTGAGCACACAGTATCAGTACCGCTGTCACCCGTCCATTCAATAGCTCACCAAGAACATCCCTCAGTGGCCCGGCCTTTCCGATACCTCCTTGCTGCCTTACAGTCAAAAGAGCACGTCTATCACTCTCTATCAGGTACGAGTGAGAGAACAGAAAAAGATAACGGCGCACCTAAAGAGTGCTAGCTTTGACATCCCCTCACGCGCCCTTTGCAGCTGCAGCTTGGTCCATTTTTGTCCCTCTATACGCTCCATCTTACAGATAAGGCAGTACCAATTATCTACttgagcagcagccttGAGCTCAGAGAAGCTTCATATGTTAGTCAGCAAGATTATGTATCGCAAATAAAGATAAACGTCATAACAGGCGTACCCTACACATGGGCAATGTACCCAGTTTCTGCATCCATCACACTGCATACTCCCATCTTGCTCATCGTCCGCTCCACAGAAGCAGTTAATCTTGTCCTCATTAGCCTCCACCAGATGGGTATCTGTCCGGGAAGCGGTCTTCCTTgaagtcttcttcttcaatggGGACGTCCTGGCCGCCTCAACAGTGCGAGCAAGCATCCTTCTAGCGGGGGGAGTGGAGCGCTTGCGGGGCGTGGAATCCTTGGGCTTTTGAGGAGTACTGGTAGGCGTAGCTGAAGGCCTGGACCTAGAATTTGACTTGGACGAAGAGGCAAATTTGGGTGACTTGTCCGCTTTGGCCTTGGGAGTTTCCGATTTGTTGGGCTTCTTAAGCTTGGCGTTGGCGTTTTCCTTGTTAGCCTGGTCAGTATCTGCCGGGCTAGAGTTGTTGTTTGTCTTCTGGGCTTTCTTCGGACGTTCGGATAACTGGTTAACAGACTTGGATCGTAGGGCTCCACATTCCTGGGTCTCGTCGGTGTCATTCTCGATGGCCATAGGAGCTGACTTAGGAGCTGACTTAGAATTGGGACCGTCTTCGGATGCCGAGCTATTCTGATCAGCAAATATGGCAGATGTGGATCCTTTTGAGCGGCAGGGAGCGGTTTGAGCAGGTGCAGGGGGGATGATGGCCATGCTTCCACAATAATCAGTTTCTCCATCAGCTTTACAGCCAATATCATCAGTTACAGTTTTGAGGGTATTCGTAGGAACGTAccatcaaaatcaaaagCCGTTTGGGATCTTCTCCTGGCTATGGACGCACGCGAAGATGCACGACGACGGGTCTGAGAAACAGGTGGCTGAGTGACTTGTGCCTGCGAAAGCTCCAtgatctcttcctctaaCTGCGTTCAAGTCAATTTCTCATTATAGCGAAACTAGGATTTGCATACAGTTTGATGAGctcgcttcttcccagtcaCATTTTTCTCCGCGGAAGATGCATCCGGCATTGAGAAAGGCAGGATATTACCGTCGGCAAGAAGCGTACCCAAAGGTCGCTTAAGGACATCGTAGATGTCATCAGGTTGTTCGTATGCTTTTCGGTCATAGACAGGCTGATGCCCTATGTCAGTCTTGCTTCCGCAGAAAGAGATGGGGCTCACTAAATCGGCACTCTGACGCCGCATAGTCAGCTTACAGTCGAGATTATACAGTCGATCGACTCACCCATGCAACATTTCTCTTCTCGGCAGCTTCCAACTGCTCAGCCCGCTCTTTTTCCGGGtcatctttctctcccGAAGCTTTCCGTTCATCCGAGTCTGTACGtgctggaagaagctgtaCAATAGACTGGGTAGTCACAGAAACACTAGAAAAAGATCTCAGTGTCGGATTGCCTTCAGTGTGGAAGAAAAACTTTACCCATGCGAGCCTGTGGTAGTTTTTCCCATGGTGACATCAGTAGGCCCTGTATCTTTGTCGGACGTGCACATGAACAATGGATCCTCCGTGCAATCTCTGAATCCAGGTGCTTCGTAACTACCGAAAATCATTGCTTGAATGGATGACTCCCATGATTCAAGGTTCAACAATTGATGCTCACCCTTTTGGCGCATTCTCGTTGTAGGAGAGCTTGAAATCAACGTATCGTTGTCCTTAGGGATACACGTCAGCCTTAAAGATCCGGTCACCGGATGCGAAAGCCTACGTGGAAGATCAGTGAGCTTCTGGCAGCTCAAAATGAGAGTTTTCATCAAAGTCTATAAGCATGGTGAGCATTTCGTTTCATCAGGCAATGATATCACGTACTTTGACGGATCGTCTCACATCCTGATGGGTCCTCGGATCCCCAATTCCGGGTGTATCAGTAGATGAGTCCTCACCTGCGACCTGGTGTGTCATGTCAATGGAAGGGATGTTGGACGGTCCAGAGTAGAAAAAGTTGAAAGTGTATGACTCCACTATACTGCTCCGAGCCATCAACCTTTGGACGCCGTAGTTGGATAATAAATCATACCTACTTTTGAGGATCATCTTTGTCAAGGAAAATTATGAACATAAATGATCGAAGGTAGCCTTTGGAAACCGCATCCATgaccccttcttcaacgaaCTTCAGTATCTTGGCTCCTTCTGGCCTACTCGAGTATTATCAGCGTAATCCGTACAAGAGAGCACGACAAAAAAGCTAACTTACGATCCATCCCCCCTAATCCTTGGATATTTAAATCCTTTGCCGCCTCCAGGTTGCTGAGAACCATTGGGATCAGGTTGACTCATCTGATACTGTTGATCCGCACTCTTTCCGGGAAGGGGAATAGAGTCGGTCATGTAAGTGTCTGAGAAGCTGTCATCGGGTAGAAGCCGTCTAGATATAAAAGTCAGGGCTGGGCTGTATGTGAAGGCGAAAAGATATATAGACTTACCGAAGATAACAAATCGCTCCCAGACTAGCCCCCAGCGTGGTCCTCATGATCACTAAACTTTCCTGGTGCGTGATTGTGGAAAGATCCTGTTTGACAGCAGCAGACTGAAGCTCAAGGCTGTTCTTAGATTTGGGGCCCTGAGCTTGGGATATGGCCTGAGACTGAGACTGAGAAAGCGCCTGCTTGGCATTTTGAGTGGTGACTGCCTGACGAAGTGGTTGTTTTCCTTTCGTGCTAGATTTACCGGTGGCTGCGGCGGTCTTGGCGCCCTGAACAGGCTTTGGAGGTTTCTACCAGGTCATGTCCGTGTCAGTGGGTTTGGTCTTGTCCGTAATGTAAAGGACTAGAAAAAGAAGCCaaccaaaagaaaaatcaAGTGAACAACACgcaaggagagagagaatTGAAGAACTACTACCGATGGCCGACGGAGAACGAAGAACTGCTGACGTGGAAGATAACAGACATTACGGACTGAAAGCTCAGAACAGCTACTATACCCTAATGAGCGCATTCATGCCCTCGGAGCCTTGGATAGATGGACGATAACGGGAGAGGAAGCATCAATGGCTACCAAAACAGATGCAGGAAGgtagaaaaaagaaaaagaactcgaggaagaaggatgaaaatCGACGTGAGAAGCGGCAGACGGGCTGATCTCGGCAGGAAGGAGACTCACGAAAGCTTGCTTAGAAGGCATCCCCTATGTTTTTAGTTGGCAAAGAATATAAATGTCGATATTGTGTAGcaggatggaaagaaggaacaaggaagaggggaagcGAAGTCCAATCAGCTTTATATATCCCCCGTGTTCgccccatcttccttccttacCCGCACAGACCACCTCCTTCCATCGTCTGTTTTCTCTCCAGCTATTCACCAGTGGGAACACGC contains:
- a CDS encoding early growth response protein 1 (egr-1), putative; this translates as MLSDQGKLQPFKCAVCLRRFTRMENLKRHSKLHDDTSERPTFPCGRCTATFSRADLRRRHLASKHGEEKSTSRSPRELPSVSSGVNESHERRESVSVTNFSPIITAQPISITSPRPLPSALEAALTFDFGVNEFSSDATWNSTQEVDNSPSRHTSQSQTSASSIPNYHAHSSIGSISMTSVDLQARLSQSPLSAIPPSVEEAIQNPAFIFASLESFFSHAAHIFPFIHRATFDARSCHPSLLFGMMCIGLHMKGEDSGDVDQQRAIYCYKAGLRALDGVMEITQEKSTDTLTTIQAHLLLEMYAIMALCGSHTMQGLRLHSQCVELSRKAGLMESYPTKPSVTQDLDSLWRQFVRAESHKRTLYSLYGFDSAWYHFLSRPRCLSHLEIKHELPCGNDLWNACTPTEWAHRSLIASSLCSRDDSSSTRMRFLDMVRAAFVNQVEDPLPLPLDSTGASLMTHFVLASVREMTGWTTMTGRSCFERFEALLASMVRLEPLVTVQNAKLETPASAAAEATWRMSMIELLLWSQSHTGGLVEDSIDAALAAITTLGANNPIELTAQIIQSVEQHITWFLLYLQRTSSPTSPSLQSESPLLTFYLFKATIIAWQIVKSGGSSPLEVVGVEDEEGLLNWMKKMFRMRKKWGVGRSAMRCLGDLHVQNVL